From Linepithema humile isolate Giens D197 chromosome 8, Lhum_UNIL_v1.0, whole genome shotgun sequence, one genomic window encodes:
- the LOC105673739 gene encoding mitochondrial inner membrane protein OXA1L-like translates to MEKCSEQVSCEKKEFSTFDKAKIIYFRYCLCKDYYIPLVIMSQKNAIKFSNHMPVIQELQRKMTNARYSGYPIESARAAGELMNYMKKNGAMKNIMMPLIQVCNASTRVYIIRFTCLTQMTELRLDFKNSQI, encoded by the exons ATGGAAAAGTGCAGTGAACAAGTGTCATGTGAAAAGAAAGAGTTTAGCACGTTTGATAAGGCCAAGATCATTTATTTCag ATACTGTTTGTGCAAGGACTATTATATTCCGTTAGTAATAATGTCACAAAAGAATGCGATCAAATTCAGTAACCACATGCCTGTGATACAAGAGTTGCAAAGGAAAATGACGAACGCTAGATATTCCGGTTATCCAATCGAAA GTGCAAGGGCAGCGGGTGAGTTAATGAACTACATGAAGAAGAACGGAGCCATGAAGAATATTATGATGCCATTAATCCAAGTCTGCAATGCTTCTAcgcgtgtatatattattagatttacGTGTCTCACGCAAATGACTGAACTGAGGTTGGACTTCAAAAACTCACAAATCTAG